A stretch of the Filimonas lacunae genome encodes the following:
- a CDS encoding glucosaminidase domain-containing protein has product MKKLICVACAVGMFQFGKAQQPTAAANYVASYKDLAMKEMIRTGVPASITLAQGILETESGQSDLVKASNNHFGIKCKTEWTGAKVYHDDDAKGECFRSYTSAEDSYKDHSDFLRNRPNYAFLFQLDATNYEGWAKGLRKAGYATNPTYAQMLIKIIVDNNLQQYTLLAMNKPGEVSNGTDFFAAHKPQPKNGSVAADKTADNTLEEDKSATAPPAQTVKIAQTIVAAPSYPTGTFRINETSVMYADAGVSLFALANNHNITYKKLLEFNELDNVDILENASLIFLEKKPRKGTKDVHVAEPGETIELIAQKEGVRLESLLLYNRINRNKALQAGDKIYLRANAPVTAPAASKAAQPAKTGHTA; this is encoded by the coding sequence ATGAAGAAATTGATTTGTGTTGCATGCGCGGTAGGCATGTTTCAATTTGGAAAGGCTCAGCAACCCACTGCTGCTGCCAACTATGTGGCTTCTTATAAAGATCTTGCCATGAAAGAAATGATTCGCACCGGGGTTCCTGCCTCTATTACACTGGCGCAGGGTATTCTGGAAACCGAATCAGGTCAGAGCGATCTGGTGAAAGCCTCGAATAACCACTTCGGTATTAAATGTAAAACAGAATGGACAGGCGCCAAAGTGTATCATGATGATGATGCCAAAGGGGAATGTTTCAGAAGCTATACTTCAGCAGAAGATTCGTATAAAGATCACTCCGACTTCCTGCGTAACCGCCCTAACTACGCCTTCCTGTTTCAGCTGGATGCTACCAACTACGAAGGTTGGGCCAAAGGCCTGCGCAAAGCGGGTTATGCTACCAATCCTACCTATGCCCAGATGCTGATTAAGATAATTGTAGACAATAACTTACAGCAATACACACTGCTGGCTATGAACAAGCCTGGCGAGGTGAGTAACGGCACCGATTTTTTTGCGGCACATAAGCCACAGCCTAAAAATGGTTCTGTAGCTGCTGACAAAACAGCCGATAATACTTTGGAGGAAGACAAATCTGCAACAGCCCCGCCCGCTCAAACCGTAAAAATTGCCCAAACCATAGTAGCTGCCCCCAGCTACCCTACCGGCACTTTCCGTATTAATGAAACAAGTGTAATGTATGCCGATGCAGGGGTATCGTTGTTTGCACTGGCCAACAACCACAATATCACCTACAAAAAGCTGCTGGAGTTTAACGAACTGGACAACGTTGACATTCTGGAAAACGCCAGCTTAATATTCCTCGAAAAAAAGCCCCGCAAAGGCACTAAAGATGTTCATGTAGCCGAACCAGGCGAAACCATCGAGTTGATAGCCCAGAAAGAAGGCGTGCGACTGGAAAGTTTATTGCTTTATAACCGCATAAACCGCAATAAAGCTTTACAGGCCGGAGATAAAATATATCTTCGCGCAAATGCTCCTGTCACAGCTCCTGCTGCCAGCAAGGCAGCACAGCCGGCTAAGACAGGGCATACCGCATAA
- a CDS encoding O-methyltransferase gives MNQLLIPPAVEAYATACTSAEETVLEQINQQTYQHHAQPHMLSGHVQGKVLEFFSMMQKPRNILEIGTFTGYSAICLAKGLQAGGQLHTIELREADGQLALENFHKAKMNNIITLHIGNALDIIPTLPLEWDMVFIDADKVNYIAYYEMILPRLQHGGIIIADNVLFHGQVLEEPVKGKSAKAIDQFNKHVCNDHRTEQVLLTVRDGLMLIKKK, from the coding sequence ATGAACCAGTTATTAATTCCCCCGGCTGTAGAAGCGTATGCCACTGCCTGCACCAGTGCCGAAGAAACCGTGCTGGAGCAAATTAACCAGCAAACCTACCAGCACCATGCACAGCCCCATATGCTGAGCGGACATGTGCAGGGTAAGGTGCTGGAGTTTTTCAGCATGATGCAAAAGCCCCGGAACATACTGGAAATAGGCACTTTTACCGGTTACAGCGCTATTTGCCTAGCCAAAGGCCTGCAAGCTGGCGGGCAATTACACACCATAGAACTGCGCGAAGCCGACGGCCAGCTGGCCCTGGAAAATTTCCATAAGGCAAAAATGAATAATATAATAACTTTGCACATTGGTAATGCGTTGGATATCATTCCAACGTTGCCGCTGGAGTGGGATATGGTATTCATAGATGCCGATAAAGTCAATTATATTGCATACTACGAAATGATATTACCACGTTTACAGCACGGAGGCATTATTATTGCCGATAACGTATTATTTCACGGCCAGGTGCTGGAAGAACCTGTTAAGGGGAAAAGCGCCAAAGCCATTGACCAATTTAATAAGCATGTGTGTAACGACCACCGTACAGAACAAGTACTGCTAACGGTAAGAGATGGGCTGATGCTTATAAAAAAGAAATAA
- a CDS encoding sodium:solute symporter, with product MSSVLLLSFVIAYFVILLIVAWYTGRNSTNESFFIGNRNSNWMLVAFGMIGTSLSGVTFVSVPGGVGDMVNGSFKGFAYMQVTIGYLIGYCTIAFVLLPLYYRMNLTSIYNYLEHRFGNTAYKTGALFFIISRTVGATARLYLVINILQFFILDSMGVPFVVTAAVILLMILLYTFEGGVKTIVYTDTLQTSLMITGLVVCVVYILNHLHLEAGEALTQLKGKGYLNVFNFDVNSKGFFLKQIIGGAFITIAMTGLDQEMMQKNISVKKLGDSQKNVITMAIVLVGVLFLFLLLGGLLYLYGQSIGGDYNAIVKDGRTVTQFLIPDASGTPANVIGDKMFPSIALHYMPTAIGVIFIIALISALFPSADGALTALTSSFCIDLLGLQRRPELTEQKKKRIRLSVHLTFAVVFLLCVMVFYFLHNNSIVDVILDLAGYTYGPLLGLFAFGIFTKRTLPDTLAITGISLVAPVLSYFLAQHSKSWFNGYQIGIELLIINGLLTFLGLLFISKRATGSNTTA from the coding sequence ATGTCATCAGTACTTTTATTATCCTTTGTTATAGCCTATTTTGTTATCCTGCTGATAGTAGCGTGGTATACAGGCCGCAACTCCACCAATGAATCGTTCTTTATAGGCAACCGCAACAGTAACTGGATGCTGGTAGCTTTTGGTATGATAGGCACCTCGCTAAGCGGGGTAACCTTTGTAAGTGTACCCGGTGGTGTTGGTGATATGGTAAACGGATCGTTTAAAGGATTTGCCTATATGCAGGTGACTATCGGCTACCTCATTGGCTATTGTACTATTGCCTTTGTGCTGTTGCCTTTGTATTACCGCATGAACCTTACTTCCATTTACAATTATCTTGAACACCGGTTTGGTAATACCGCCTATAAAACCGGCGCGTTGTTCTTTATCATCAGCCGCACCGTAGGCGCCACAGCCCGCTTATACCTGGTGATAAACATTCTGCAGTTTTTTATACTCGACAGCATGGGCGTGCCCTTTGTGGTTACCGCAGCCGTGATATTGCTGATGATATTATTATATACGTTTGAAGGTGGTGTAAAAACTATTGTATATACCGATACCCTGCAAACCTCGTTAATGATCACCGGCCTGGTGGTGTGTGTGGTGTATATATTAAACCACCTGCACCTGGAAGCAGGTGAAGCACTTACCCAACTAAAGGGTAAAGGCTATTTAAACGTGTTCAACTTTGATGTAAACAGCAAAGGCTTTTTTCTGAAACAGATTATTGGCGGCGCCTTCATTACCATAGCAATGACCGGGCTTGACCAAGAGATGATGCAGAAAAATATCAGCGTAAAAAAACTGGGCGACTCACAAAAGAATGTGATCACTATGGCTATTGTGTTGGTGGGTGTGCTGTTTTTATTCCTGCTGTTAGGCGGCTTGCTGTATTTATATGGCCAGAGTATAGGTGGCGACTATAACGCTATTGTAAAAGACGGGCGTACCGTTACCCAGTTTCTGATACCGGATGCTTCCGGCACACCAGCTAATGTAATTGGCGATAAAATGTTTCCCTCCATTGCCCTGCATTATATGCCAACTGCTATTGGCGTAATATTCATTATCGCCCTTATCTCTGCGCTCTTCCCCAGTGCAGATGGCGCGTTAACCGCATTGACCTCTTCTTTCTGTATCGATTTGCTAGGGCTGCAACGCCGCCCTGAGTTGACGGAGCAAAAGAAAAAACGAATCCGGCTTTCTGTGCACCTCACCTTTGCCGTGGTTTTCCTCTTGTGTGTAATGGTGTTTTACTTCCTCCACAATAACAGCATTGTAGATGTAATACTGGATTTGGCCGGGTATACCTATGGCCCCTTACTGGGCCTGTTTGCTTTTGGCATCTTTACCAAAAGAACATTACCCGATACGCTGGCCATTACGGGCATTAGCCTGGTAGCGCCGGTATTGTCTTACTTTCTGGCACAGCATTCCAAAAGCTGGTTCAATGGTTACCAGATTGGTATAGAACTACTCATTATCAATGGTTTACTTACGTTTTTAGGGTTATTATTCATTTCCAAACGTGCCACTGGCAGCAACACAACAGCATGA
- a CDS encoding LOG family protein, whose amino-acid sequence MDIKAVTVFCGSRTGHSPLYEQHAKELGTLLGQRKITLVYGGGNKGLMSAIANAAMHAGGKVVGVIPKVLVEWENQHEGITELHVVEDMHERKKMMYNLGDVAVVLPGGNGTMDEMFEMLTWNTLSIHNKKIILLNTAGYYNHIIGHMNHMQLQGFLYEDWRERLKVYNTPFEIANDLDGGKS is encoded by the coding sequence ATGGATATCAAAGCTGTAACTGTTTTTTGTGGTTCCCGCACCGGTCACTCTCCTTTATACGAACAACACGCTAAAGAACTGGGTACTTTGTTAGGGCAGCGGAAAATTACGCTGGTATATGGTGGTGGTAACAAGGGGCTGATGAGCGCCATTGCCAATGCTGCCATGCATGCCGGAGGTAAAGTAGTAGGGGTGATTCCTAAAGTGCTGGTGGAATGGGAAAATCAACACGAAGGCATTACAGAGCTGCATGTTGTGGAAGATATGCACGAGCGCAAAAAAATGATGTACAACCTGGGTGATGTTGCTGTTGTGTTACCCGGCGGTAACGGCACCATGGATGAAATGTTTGAAATGCTTACCTGGAATACGTTGAGCATCCACAATAAAAAAATAATCCTGCTGAATACAGCAGGATATTACAATCATATTATCGGTCACATGAATCATATGCAATTGCAGGGTTTTTTGTATGAAGACTGGCGCGAACGCCTTAAAGTATACAATACCCCTTTTGAAATTGCTAACGATTTGGATGGAGGTAAAAGTTAA